One part of the Eucalyptus grandis isolate ANBG69807.140 chromosome 10, ASM1654582v1, whole genome shotgun sequence genome encodes these proteins:
- the LOC104422380 gene encoding ethylene-overproduction protein 1, whose translation MRFAKLVDRFKSTQVHAINPHPDPADPSASGNPAAAGGGGGGKLNGHFLKFIGSKPKPAQSATLAQSLLLAYGLPTVDLIEPPIEPCLKPINFVESLADVYRRLEKCSPSDRVALYIEQYSMLRGLGDMKLLRRCLRAAQQGAADVHAKVVLDAWLRFERREDELAGFHLMQGGDAMSECPESNLICGCGSNSICCCQYYEKMNALNNVHTLDGNESFSVEEEKEDVLFCIGDEEVHCVRSKFAALSPPFAAMLYGNFAESKEAKINFSLNGISAEGMRAVEIYSRTKRLDMFGPEIVLELLSFSNKFCCEEMKSACDAYLASLVNCLDDALILMEYGLEETSYLLVASCLQVLLSELPRSLRNPGVMKILCSPEGRERLFQAGHASFLLYYFLSLVSMEESMVSNITVMLLERLKECSTERWQKALSLHLLGCVMLDRKNYSGAEHYFEAASEYGHVYSIAGIARAKYKQGQQYLAHMMIDSLISKNTMVGWMYQERSLYGVGREKLLDAISATGLDPMLSYPYKYRALVKVEEKQIKAAVLEIDKIIGFRFLPDCLELRAWFFIALEDYGSAMRDVRALLTLEPNYKMFNAKVSGGQLVDLLSHQVQQINQAECWMQLYERWSSVDDIGSLAVIHQMLDIEPKRGLLWFRQSLLLLRLNSQKAAMRSLRLARNNSISEHERLVYEGWILYDTGNREEALSRAEKSIAIQRSFEAFFLKAYVLADTSLDSEASSYVIRLLEEALKCPSDGLRKGQALNNLASIYVDCDKLELAATCYTNALHIKHTRAHQGLARLYHLKNQRKAAYDEMTKLIDKAHYKASAYEKRSEYCDRDMAQHDLNMATQLDPLRTYPYRYRAAVLMDDQKEVEAVEELTRAIAFKPDLQMLHLRAAFFESMGDLSSALQDCEAALCLDPKHMETLDLYHRAQGRVTEQKND comes from the exons ATGCGTTTCGCGAAGCTCGTCGATCGGTTCAAGAGCACCCAGGTCCACGCCATAAACCCTCATCCCGACCCCGCCGACCCCAGCGCCTCCGGTAATCCAGCCGCcgccggaggaggaggcggcggcaagCTGAACGGGCACTTCCTCAAGTTTATTGGGTCGAAGCCGAAACCGGCTCAATCTGCTACGTTGGCTCAGTCTCTTCTTCTCGCCTATGGGCTCCCCACGGTCGACCTCATCGAGCCCCCGATCGAGCCCTGCCTCAAGCCCATTAATTTCGTGGAGTCCTTGGCCGATGTGTACCGCCGGCTCGAGAAATGCTCGCCGTCGGATAGGGTGGCGCTGTACATCGAGCAGTACTCGATGCTGCGGGGCCTCGGCGACATGAAGCTGCTTCGGCGGTGCCTGCGGGCTGCACAGCAAGGCGCGGCCGATGTGCACGCCAAGGTCGTGCTCGACGCTTGGTTGCGGTTCGAGAGGAGGGAGGATGAGCTGGCGGGTTTCCATCTGATGCAAGGTGGGGATGCGATGTCTGAATGTCCGGAGTCCAATTTGATATGTGGTTGTGGTTCTAACTCAATCTGCTGTTGTCAGTATTATGAAAAAATGAATGCGCTGAACAATGTGCATACGCTCGATGGGAATGAGAGTTTTAGCgtggaggaagagaaggaagatgtTCTATTTTGTATTGGTGATGAGGAGGTCCACTGCGTAAGAAGTAAATTTGCAGCTTTATCCCCTCCATTTGCGGCTATGTTATATGGTAATTTTGCAGAATCTAAAGAGGCAAAGattaatttctctctcaatGGGATCTCTGCTGAGGGAATGCGGGCTGTCGAAATATATAGCAGGACTAAAAGGTTGGACATGTTTGGTCCTGAGATTGTTTTGGAGCTACTTTCTTTCTCAAATAAATTCTGTTGCGAGGAGATGAAATCGGCATGTGATGCTTATTTAGCTTCACTTGTTAACTGCCTCGATGATGCCTTGATTCTCATGGAGTATGGTTTAGAGGAGACCTCCTATCTTCTAGTAGCATCTTGTTTGCAGGTGTTGCTTAGTGAGCTCCCGAGGTCACTACGTAACCCAGGGGTGATGAAGATTTTATGTAGCCCcgagggtagagagagattGTTCCAAGCAGGACATGCTTCATTCTTGCTGTACTATTTCTTGAGCCTAGTGTCTATGGAGGAGAGTATGGTATCTAACATCACTGTGATGTTATTGGAAAGGCTAAAGGAGTGTTCTACTGAGAGGTGGCAGAAGGCACTTTCACTGCACCTATTGGGTTGTGTGATGCTCGATAGAAAAAATTATAGTGGTGCGGAGCATTATTTTGAGGCAGCATCTGAGTATGGTCATGTTTATTCAATAGCTGGTATTGCGAGAGCAAAGTATAAGCAAGGCCAACAATATTTAGCTCATATGATGATTGACTCACTCATCTCCAAAAACACAATGGTTGGTTGGATGTATCAGGAACGATCTCTCTATGGCGTGGGGAGGGAGAAATTGTTGGATGCGATTAGTGCGACTGGACTGGACCCTATGCTCTCATACCCCTATAAGTACAGAGCTTTGGTAAAGGTGGAGGAGAAGCAGATTAAAGCAGCCGTGTTAGAGATTGACAAAATTATTGGCTTTAGGTTCTTGCCTGACTGCCTTGAGTTACGTGCTTGGTTCTTCATTGCACTTGAAGATTATGGAAGTGCGATGAGGGATGTTAGGGCTCTTTTAACTTTGGAACCTAATTACAAGATGTTCAATGCAAAGGTTAGTGGAGGCCAGTTGGTAGATTTACTCAGCCATCAGGTTCAGCAAATAAACCAGGCTGAATGCTGGATGCAACTTTATGAACGGTGGTCTTCTGTCGATGACATAGGCTCTTTGGCTGTCATACATCAGATGCTAGATATTGAACCTAAAAGGGGTCTTCTCTGGTTTCGGCAATCTCTTCTCCTCTTGCG GTTAAATAGTCAAAAGGCTGCAATGAGGAGCTTGAGATTGGCTCGAAATAATTCTATCTCTGAGCATGAGAGATTGGTATATGAAGGATGGATATTATATGACACAGGCAATCGGGAAGAAGCTCTCTCGAGGGCTGAGAAGTCTATTGCTATTCAAAGATCATTTGAAGCTTTCTTTCTTAAAGCTTACGTCCTGGCAGACACAAGCTTGGATTCAGAAGCTTCCTCTTATGTTATCCGACTACTGGAGGAAGCTCTTAAATGTCCTTCAGATGGTCTGAGGAAAGGACAA GCATTAAACAATTTAGCTAGTATTTATGTGGATTGTGACAAACTCGAATTGGCTGCCACTTGCTATACAAATGCCCTTCACATTAAGCATACGAGAGCTCATCAAGGGTTGGCACGTTTATATCATCtgaaaaatcaaaggaaagCTGCTTATGATGAAATGACCAAGCTTATAGACAAGGCACACTATAAGGCATCAGCGTATGAGAAACGGTCAGAATATTGTGACCGTGACATGGCGCAACATGATCTCAATATGGCTACGCAGTTGGATCCACTGAGGACCTATCCATACAGATACAGGGCAGCAG TACTCATGGATGACCAGAAAGAAGTGGAAGCTGTTGAAGAGCTTACTAGAGCCATAGCATTCAAGCCCGACTTGCAAATGCTTCATCTACGAGCAGCATTTTTTGAGTCAATGGGAGATCTCAGCTCTGCTCTCCAGGACTGTGAGGCAGCTCTCTGCCTGGATCCAAAGCATATGGAGACGCTTGACCTTTATCATCGAGCGCAAGGCAGAGTAACTGAACAAAAAAATGACTAA